The proteins below come from a single Cetobacterium somerae ATCC BAA-474 genomic window:
- a CDS encoding cell division protein FtsQ/DivIB — protein sequence MKNIFKIAIILALTFIIIQVEKDFKNREFFNISKVQISEVSPNLKSDLEKIKTEILGKNINDLNLEGLEKKLLKDVRIKKAVVSKQNLNEITIDVIEKDSNYYAQHNSRIYTMDEEGTIFGKLDEYPKKSMPILVLKDAKEKEYLLEIMEKLKELDLKDEVSQLYAENKNLIYIILRDGTKIKTEPEVSKKKYEITMNLYKELIKAKVIDYIDIRFTDIVVMEKEGKSAR from the coding sequence TTGAAAAATATATTTAAAATTGCTATAATATTGGCATTAACTTTTATTATAATTCAAGTTGAAAAAGACTTTAAAAATAGAGAATTTTTCAATATTTCAAAAGTTCAAATTAGTGAAGTTTCGCCAAATCTTAAATCAGATTTAGAAAAAATAAAAACAGAGATTTTAGGAAAAAATATTAATGATTTAAATTTAGAAGGATTAGAAAAAAAATTATTAAAAGATGTGAGGATAAAAAAAGCAGTTGTTTCTAAACAAAATTTGAATGAAATAACTATTGATGTCATAGAAAAAGATAGTAATTACTATGCACAACATAATTCGAGAATATATACTATGGATGAAGAGGGAACGATTTTTGGAAAGCTAGATGAATATCCTAAAAAAAGTATGCCAATTCTTGTACTAAAAGATGCTAAAGAAAAAGAATATCTTCTAGAAATAATGGAAAAACTAAAAGAGCTAGATTTAAAAGATGAAGTTTCACAGCTATATGCTGAAAATAAAAATTTGATATACATTATTTTGAGAGACGGAACTAAGATAAAAACTGAACCAGAAGTTTCGAAAAAAAAATATGAAATAACAATGAATCTATATAAGGAGTTGATAAAGGCTAAAGTGATAGATTATATAGATATAAGATTTACAGATATAGTAGTAATGGAAAAGGAGGGGAAAAGTGCGAGATAA
- the murG gene encoding undecaprenyldiphospho-muramoylpentapeptide beta-N-acetylglucosaminyltransferase — MKKIIITTGGTGGHIYPALAVGKKLLNRGMEVLFVGSSTRMEKDLVPEEGFKFLGIDVYPFQNLKKIPSNIKAFLQAFKIVKKEQPDIIIGFGNYISIPVLLAGAILGKKIYLQEQNADLGMANKLFYKIAKKCFLAFDTTYEEISVKDQHKFLVTGNPLREDIYTMDKDAERERLKIGKDEKVLLVTGGSLGAKSLNEAVIKSLKDIYKDKSIRIYWATGDKNFGEINEKLEDQQIKVSDIIKPYFNNMINVMAAADLVVCRAGALTVSEIMQLEKPSILIPYNSIKVGQYQNAKILSENEAALIYSDSKADEAIEKALELIKNDDELNKMSRKAKNLKKSNAAEKIVECLDIWRS; from the coding sequence ATGAAAAAAATAATTATAACAACTGGAGGTACAGGAGGACATATTTATCCTGCGCTAGCAGTTGGAAAAAAACTATTAAATAGAGGTATGGAAGTTTTATTTGTGGGAAGTTCAACTAGAATGGAAAAAGATTTAGTTCCAGAAGAGGGATTTAAATTTTTAGGAATAGATGTATATCCATTTCAAAATTTAAAAAAAATTCCTTCAAATATAAAGGCATTTTTACAAGCTTTTAAAATTGTAAAAAAAGAACAGCCAGATATAATAATAGGATTTGGAAATTATATATCAATACCTGTTTTATTAGCAGGTGCAATTTTAGGCAAAAAAATATATTTACAAGAACAAAATGCAGATTTAGGAATGGCAAATAAGTTATTTTATAAAATAGCTAAGAAATGTTTTTTAGCTTTTGACACAACATATGAAGAGATATCAGTAAAAGATCAACACAAATTTTTAGTTACTGGAAATCCCTTAAGAGAAGATATTTATACAATGGATAAGGATGCTGAAAGAGAAAGATTAAAGATTGGAAAAGATGAAAAAGTACTTTTAGTAACAGGTGGAAGCTTAGGTGCTAAATCCTTAAATGAAGCAGTAATCAAAAGTTTAAAAGATATATATAAAGATAAAAGCATCAGAATTTATTGGGCTACTGGTGATAAAAATTTTGGGGAAATAAATGAAAAATTAGAAGATCAACAAATAAAGGTTAGCGACATAATAAAACCATATTTTAATAATATGATAAATGTAATGGCAGCAGCAGACTTAGTTGTTTGTAGAGCAGGAGCATTAACCGTTTCAGAAATAATGCAACTTGAAAAACCATCGATTTTAATACCATATAATTCGATAAAAGTTGGACAGTATCAAAATGCAAAGATATTATCAGAAAACGAAGCAGCACTTATATATAGTGATAGCAAGGCAGATGAAGCCATAGAGAAAGCTTTAGAGCTCATAAAAAATGATGATGAGTTAAACAAAATGAGTAGAAAAGCTAAAAATTTAAAGAAAAGTAATGCAGCTGAAAAGATAGTTGAGTGCTTGGATATATGGAGGAGTTAG
- a CDS encoding D-alanine--D-alanine ligase, protein MKIAVVMGGITSEREVSLRSGQAILNSLLRQGYDAYKIDLTKENLVSAFIENDYDLVYLALHGEYGEDGRVQSVLDMLGKKYTGSGVTGSAVAMDKILTKIIAKDLGIRIAKTYGSVEEIDSYPVVIKPAKEGSSVGLYICNTKEEALKAYEVLQNKEPLIEEFIKGDELTAGVLNGEKLGVVRIKPKSGLYDYESKYTVGKTEYECPAQIDEKAYEEASEAARKIHEKLGLKGVTRSDFILKDGKTYFLEVNTCPGMTETSLAPKLATLKGYSFDDLTKIMVESC, encoded by the coding sequence GTGAAAATAGCAGTTGTTATGGGTGGAATTACATCAGAGAGAGAGGTTTCTTTAAGAAGTGGACAGGCTATTTTAAATAGTCTATTAAGACAAGGGTACGATGCATATAAAATAGATTTGACAAAAGAAAACTTAGTATCAGCATTTATAGAGAATGATTATGATTTAGTTTATCTAGCTCTTCATGGTGAATATGGTGAGGATGGTAGAGTTCAATCTGTTTTAGATATGTTAGGTAAAAAATATACAGGTTCAGGAGTAACAGGTAGTGCTGTTGCAATGGATAAAATTTTAACAAAGATAATAGCTAAAGATTTAGGAATAAGAATAGCTAAAACATATGGTTCTGTTGAAGAAATTGATAGTTATCCTGTTGTTATAAAACCAGCAAAAGAGGGATCAAGTGTAGGGTTATATATTTGTAACACGAAAGAAGAAGCTTTAAAAGCTTACGAAGTATTACAAAATAAAGAACCTTTAATAGAGGAGTTTATAAAAGGGGATGAATTAACAGCAGGAGTATTAAATGGAGAAAAATTAGGTGTGGTTAGAATAAAACCAAAATCGGGATTATATGACTATGAATCAAAATATACAGTAGGTAAAACAGAGTACGAATGTCCTGCTCAAATAGATGAAAAAGCATATGAAGAAGCTTCTGAAGCTGCTAGAAAAATTCATGAAAAGTTAGGGTTAAAGGGAGTAACAAGAAGTGATTTTATCTTAAAAGATGGAAAAACTTACTTCTTAGAGGTAAATACTTGTCCTGGAATGACAGAGACTAGTTTAGCTCCAAAACTAGCAACATTAAAAGGGTATTCTTTTGATGATTTAACTAAGATTATGGTTGAAAGTTGCTAA
- the murC gene encoding UDP-N-acetylmuramate--L-alanine ligase, whose product MNKIYFIGINGIGMSGLAKIMKLKGYDVCGADLSRNYVTEELESLGVKVFGEHNAENILGADLIVASSAIKQDNPEIIRAKDLGIKIIKRGELLALLMNKEKGIAVAGTHGKTTTSSMLGSLLLDIDPTIVVGGILPEIGSNARCGKTEIFIAEADESDNSFLHLTPEISIITNIEADHLENHGSLENIKKSFKQFMDQTKREILVCDDCLETLELIKGRKNIKTYSIKKNDSDIIATDIKIINSKTVFTVIIDGEKFGEFELSIPGNHNIQNALPVIYLAKKYGIDKKRIAEKLLSFKGAKRRYDILHSDKIRIIDDYAHHPTEIKATIQGAKTIEKNKTIAIFQPHRYSRVNFLLNDFKGSFEGVDEVILMPVYSAGEKNEFGVTLEKLKEKIGHKHCRIIEKNEDIEKIVTGEKESATFLFMGAGNISNLAHTIADNIGRTGNEII is encoded by the coding sequence ATGAATAAAATATATTTTATTGGAATAAATGGAATTGGAATGAGTGGCTTAGCAAAAATTATGAAATTAAAAGGATATGATGTATGCGGAGCTGATCTTTCAAGAAATTATGTAACTGAAGAGTTAGAAAGCTTAGGAGTTAAAGTTTTTGGAGAGCATAATGCAGAAAATATTTTAGGAGCAGATTTAATTGTGGCTTCAAGTGCTATAAAGCAGGATAATCCAGAGATAATAAGAGCAAAAGATTTAGGAATAAAAATAATAAAGAGGGGAGAATTATTAGCCCTTTTAATGAATAAAGAAAAAGGAATTGCAGTAGCAGGAACTCATGGAAAAACAACGACAAGTTCAATGCTAGGATCGTTACTTTTAGACATTGATCCAACAATAGTTGTTGGTGGAATTTTACCAGAGATAGGTTCTAATGCTAGATGTGGAAAAACAGAGATTTTTATTGCAGAGGCTGATGAAAGTGACAACTCATTTTTACATCTAACACCAGAAATTTCAATAATAACAAATATCGAAGCAGATCACCTTGAAAATCATGGTTCGCTTGAGAATATAAAAAAATCATTTAAACAATTTATGGATCAGACAAAACGAGAGATATTAGTTTGTGATGATTGTTTAGAAACACTAGAGTTAATAAAAGGTAGAAAAAATATAAAAACTTATAGCATTAAGAAAAATGATTCTGATATAATTGCAACAGATATAAAAATAATAAATTCTAAAACAGTATTTACAGTAATCATAGATGGAGAAAAGTTTGGAGAGTTTGAGCTATCTATTCCAGGGAATCACAATATTCAAAATGCTTTACCTGTTATTTATTTAGCCAAAAAATATGGAATTGATAAAAAAAGAATAGCAGAAAAACTTTTAAGTTTTAAAGGTGCGAAAAGAAGATATGATATTTTACATAGTGATAAAATAAGAATAATAGATGATTATGCTCATCATCCAACAGAGATTAAAGCAACTATTCAAGGAGCAAAAACAATAGAAAAAAATAAAACAATAGCAATTTTTCAACCACATAGATATAGTCGTGTAAATTTTCTTTTAAATGATTTTAAAGGTAGCTTTGAAGGCGTAGATGAAGTTATATTAATGCCTGTATATAGTGCAGGAGAAAAAAATGAATTTGGAGTAACATTAGAGAAATTAAAAGAAAAAATAGGTCACAAGCACTGTAGAATAATAGAGAAAAATGAAGATATAGAAAAAATAGTAACAGGTGAAAAAGAATCAGCTACATTCTTATTTATGGGAGCAGGGAATATATCTAATTTAGCTCATACTATTGCAGACAATATAGGGAGAACAGGAAATGAAATTATATAA
- the ftsA gene encoding cell division protein FtsA: MRDNITKLALDVGNGKIKFILGELSTEGLKLRVLDYLEVSSEGIKRSVVEDPDLLSASIAKGLKELEQRNGREFEVVSLGVSSDRITSKTDHGCIEFNEKEITAQDMYNLIELVKGNILKEDEIVIEQEAYNVRVNSSGILKNPIGQIGKSIQGDVHLITIKKDQLDPLIEVINNAGLEVEDIFLNASASAKSTLEYEDRQMGVALIDIGEGVTDIAIYKNDKIIYTKSLSIGGMHFVNDISYLLKIPKKEAKEILEKLRSKQYSNGVIKTENGEYNIDEIKEIIDARTGDLINFISKTIEESGFNGYLGKGLAFTGGAVSIDEIFSKVGSKMECAVRKVTPFPLRGLENVNPSMSTVIGILLTKLEAEFKKRNEIRDESLKDEVIAIEKEEEVFTELPINETAFRQEDYEEEYEEEVVTDGALNKIKKWISNFI, encoded by the coding sequence GTGCGAGATAATATTACAAAATTAGCTTTAGATGTTGGAAATGGTAAAATAAAATTTATTTTAGGAGAACTTAGTACAGAGGGATTAAAGTTAAGAGTACTAGATTACTTAGAGGTATCAAGTGAAGGCATAAAAAGATCTGTAGTAGAAGACCCTGATCTTTTAAGTGCAAGCATAGCCAAAGGACTAAAAGAGTTAGAACAAAGAAATGGAAGAGAATTTGAAGTTGTTTCACTAGGTGTGAGTAGTGATAGAATTACTTCGAAAACAGATCATGGGTGTATCGAATTTAATGAAAAAGAGATAACAGCTCAAGATATGTATAATTTAATTGAATTAGTGAAGGGTAATATATTAAAAGAAGATGAAATCGTTATTGAGCAAGAAGCTTATAATGTTAGAGTTAATAGCTCTGGAATTTTAAAAAATCCAATAGGACAAATTGGAAAAAGTATTCAAGGTGATGTACATCTAATAACAATAAAAAAAGATCAATTAGATCCGCTAATAGAAGTTATAAATAACGCAGGATTAGAAGTAGAAGATATATTTTTAAACGCATCGGCATCTGCAAAATCAACTTTAGAATATGAAGATAGACAGATGGGAGTAGCTCTAATAGATATAGGAGAAGGCGTTACAGATATAGCTATTTATAAAAATGATAAAATAATTTATACAAAATCTTTATCAATAGGTGGAATGCATTTTGTGAATGATATAAGTTATCTTTTGAAAATACCAAAAAAAGAAGCTAAAGAGATTCTCGAAAAATTAAGAAGTAAACAGTATTCTAATGGAGTGATAAAAACAGAAAATGGAGAATACAATATAGATGAGATTAAAGAGATAATCGACGCTAGAACAGGGGATTTAATTAATTTCATTTCAAAAACAATAGAAGAATCTGGATTTAATGGTTATTTAGGAAAAGGTTTAGCTTTTACAGGTGGAGCAGTATCAATAGATGAGATTTTTAGTAAAGTTGGAAGTAAAATGGAATGTGCTGTTAGAAAAGTAACTCCATTCCCACTTAGAGGATTAGAAAATGTAAATCCATCTATGTCTACAGTAATTGGTATTTTGTTAACAAAATTAGAAGCAGAATTTAAAAAGAGAAACGAAATAAGAGATGAAAGTTTAAAGGACGAAGTTATAGCCATTGAAAAAGAAGAGGAAGTATTTACAGAGCTTCCTATAAATGAAACAGCTTTTAGACAAGAGGACTACGAAGAAGAGTATGAAGAAGAAGTGGTTACAGATGGTGCTTTAAACAAAATAAAAAAATGGATTTCTAACTTTATATAA
- the murB gene encoding UDP-N-acetylmuramate dehydrogenase, which yields MKLYKNHSMKEHSNMKIGGTAKEFIEIENKNELLDVLKEKENRFIIGNGTNTLIFDGELDTTFISLKAIDYIDDKGEGIVEVGAGLDFSDLIDYMAEKNYTGLENLAGIPGSVGGLVFMNGGAHGTEIFDKIISVEIVDENNELRKIEKENLKFSYRVTEIKEKKWVVVSATFKFENGYLSEVVEKYKLKRSENHPLNEPNLGSTFKNPEGYFSARLIIEAGLQGKKVGGAQISMVHPNFVVNKGDAKFKDIIDIIEEVKAGVKNKTGIQLEEEIIIVRN from the coding sequence ATGAAATTATATAAAAATCACTCGATGAAAGAACATTCTAATATGAAAATTGGTGGAACAGCTAAAGAGTTTATTGAAATTGAAAATAAAAACGAATTATTGGACGTTTTGAAAGAGAAAGAAAATAGATTTATAATAGGTAATGGAACAAATACATTAATATTTGATGGAGAACTTGATACAACATTTATTTCTCTTAAGGCTATTGATTATATAGATGATAAAGGTGAGGGGATAGTTGAAGTTGGAGCGGGGTTAGATTTTTCTGATTTAATAGATTATATGGCAGAAAAAAACTATACAGGTTTAGAAAATTTAGCAGGAATACCAGGAAGTGTTGGTGGACTTGTTTTTATGAACGGAGGAGCTCATGGAACTGAGATTTTTGATAAAATAATATCAGTTGAAATTGTAGATGAAAATAATGAGCTTAGAAAAATAGAGAAAGAAAATTTAAAATTTTCATATAGAGTGACAGAGATAAAAGAGAAAAAATGGGTTGTAGTAAGTGCAACTTTCAAATTTGAAAATGGTTATTTAAGTGAAGTTGTAGAGAAGTATAAATTAAAAAGAAGCGAAAATCACCCATTAAATGAACCAAACTTAGGAAGTACATTTAAAAATCCAGAAGGATATTTTTCTGCAAGATTAATTATAGAGGCTGGACTTCAAGGTAAAAAAGTAGGAGGAGCTCAAATATCTATGGTACATCCAAATTTTGTTGTAAACAAAGGCGATGCAAAATTTAAAGATATTATAGATATAATAGAAGAGGTAAAAGCAGGAGTAAAAAATAAAACTGGAATACAACTAGAAGAAGAGATTATAATAGTAAGAAACTAA